A stretch of Malus sylvestris chromosome 11, drMalSylv7.2, whole genome shotgun sequence DNA encodes these proteins:
- the LOC126589843 gene encoding heavy metal-associated isoprenylated plant protein 47-like isoform X1 — protein MKQKIVMKVQLTSERCRTKALKIAAVAKGVSTVSIQVEKEHVEVIGDEVDAVDLAKSLKKKLGFATIVSVEEVKKPEEKPAEQPEPIQWASNYIHYPQYPAVQYYYDGSYRW, from the exons ATGAAG CAAAAGATAGTCATGAAGGTGCAGCTGACCTCCGAGAGATGCAGAACCAAGGCCTTGAAGATTGCTGCAGTTGCCAAAG GTGTGAGCACGGTGTCCATACAAGTAGAGAAAGAGCATGTTGAGGTGATCGGAGACGAAGTTGATGCAGTTGACTTGGCTAAatcattgaagaagaagcttggcTTTGCCACCATAGTAAGTGTTGAAGAAGTGAAAAAACCGGAAGAAAAACCAGCTGAGCAGCCTGAGCCAATTCAATGGGCATCAAACTATATTCACTATCCACAGTATCCAGCTGTGCAGTACTACTATGATGGATCCTACAGATGGTAA
- the LOC126589843 gene encoding heavy metal-associated isoprenylated plant protein 47-like isoform X2 yields MQQKIVMKVQLTSERCRTKALKIAAVAKGVSTVSIQVEKEHVEVIGDEVDAVDLAKSLKKKLGFATIVSVEEVKKPEEKPAEQPEPIQWASNYIHYPQYPAVQYYYDGSYRW; encoded by the exons ATGCAGCAAAAGATAGTCATGAAGGTGCAGCTGACCTCCGAGAGATGCAGAACCAAGGCCTTGAAGATTGCTGCAGTTGCCAAAG GTGTGAGCACGGTGTCCATACAAGTAGAGAAAGAGCATGTTGAGGTGATCGGAGACGAAGTTGATGCAGTTGACTTGGCTAAatcattgaagaagaagcttggcTTTGCCACCATAGTAAGTGTTGAAGAAGTGAAAAAACCGGAAGAAAAACCAGCTGAGCAGCCTGAGCCAATTCAATGGGCATCAAACTATATTCACTATCCACAGTATCCAGCTGTGCAGTACTACTATGATGGATCCTACAGATGGTAA